A window from Citrus sinensis cultivar Valencia sweet orange chromosome 5, DVS_A1.0, whole genome shotgun sequence encodes these proteins:
- the LOC102607714 gene encoding G-type lectin S-receptor-like serine/threonine-protein kinase At1g34300, with translation MTLNSSSSSSLSLLLLLLSLSVSLNFISSFADISLGSSLSASNLNQSWPSPNSTFSLSFIQRSRNSFIPAITYSGGVPIWTAGSTPVDSSASFQLHSSGTLRLISGSGAIVWDSNTQRLNVTSASLDDSGNLVLLKNGGVSAWSSFDNPTDTIVPSQNFTSDKTLRSGYYSFTLLKSGNLSLKWNDSVVYFNQGLNSTVNSNLTSPILRLQPVGILSISDVSFNTAAIIAYSSDYAEGSDILRFLSLGSDGNLRIFSSARGSGSTTRRWAAVTDQCEVFGYCGNMGICGYNGYNDSSLDPLCECPSQNFEFIDQNDRRKGCRRKVEIDSCPGSATMLELPHTKFLTFQPELSSQVFFVGISACRLNCLVTGSCVASTSLSDGTGLCYLKTPDFVSGFQNPALPSTSYVKVCGPVLPNPSGSLQAEEKSKSWRLKAWIVVVAVLATLMVLVVLEGGLWYWCCRNSPKFVSLSAQYALLEYASGAPVQFSYKELQRSTKGFKDKLGAGGFGAVYRGVLANRTVVAVKQLEGIEQGEKQFRMEVATISSTHHLNLVRLVGFCSEGKHRLLVYEFMKNGSLDNFLFANEEGSGKLLNWQSRFNIALGTARGITYLHEECRDCIVHCDIKPENILLDENYNAKVSDFGLAKLINPKDHRHRTLTSVRGTRGYLAPEWLANLPITSKSDVYSYGMVLLEIVSGRRNFEVSQETNRKKFSLWAYEEFEKGNVKGIVDKSLAGEDVDIEQVMRAMQVSFWCIQEQPSQRPMMGKVVQMLEGITEIEKPPAPKALTEGSVGGTSVNMSSSTSALSTFAASAPAPSSSSSTHTGVSALASDRNIERASSSLLRSSSPN, from the coding sequence ATGACCctaaattcttcttcttcctcctctCTTTCGCTTCTACTACTCCTCCTCTCTTTATCTGTAAGCCTTAATTTCATCTCTTCCTTTGCAGACATAAGCTTAGGTTCCAGTCTTTCGGCTTCTAACTTGAACCAATCTTGGCCTTCCCCAAACTCCACCTTCTCTCTTTCATTCATTCAACGGTCACGCAATTCTTTCATTCCCGCCATCACTTATTCCGGCGGAGTTCCCATCTGGACCGCCGGAAGCACCCCCGTTGACTCTTCTGCCTCCTTCCAGCTTCACTCCAGCGGCACCCTCCGCCTCATCAGCGGCTCCGGCGCTATCGTCTGGGACTCTAACACCCAGCGGCTCAATGTCACCTCTGCCTCTCTCGATGACTCTGGCAATCTCGTGCTTCTCAAAAACGGGGGCGTTTCCGCCTGGTCCTCCTTTGATAACCCCACCGATACCATCGTTCCTTCTCAGAATTTCACCTCCGACAAGACTTTGCGATCtgggtattattcttttaCTCTTCTTAAATCAGGGAATCTGAGCCTCAAGTGGAATGATAGCGTAGTCTATTTTAACCAAGGATTGAACTCCACTGTTAACTCAAATTTGACTTCACCCATTTTAAGATTGCAGCCTGTTGGGATTTTGTCTATATCTGATGTTTCCTTTAATACTGCTGCTATCATTGCTTATAGTAGTGATTATGCTGAGGGTAGTGATATTTTGAGGTTCCTGAGTTTAGGCAGCGATGGGAATTTGAGGATTTTCAGTTCTGCTAGAGGTTCTGGGTCTACAACTCGAAGATGGGCGGCTGTTACTGATCAGTGTGAAGTTTTTGGGTACTGTGGGAATATGGGTATTTGTGGTTATAATGGTTATAATGATTCGAGTTTGGATCCGCTGTGTGAATGTCCcagtcaaaattttgaatttattgatcaGAACGATAGAAGGAAAGGGTGTAGGAGGAAAGTAGAGATTGATAGTTGCCCTGGGAGTGCTACGATGTTGGAGTTGCCACATACAAAGTTCTTGACATTTCAGCCTGAGTTATCTTCTCAGGTTTTCTTTGTCGGGATATCAGCTTGCAGATTGAATTGTTTGGTTACTGGTTCTTGTGTTGCATCCACTTCGTTATCTGATGGAACGGGATTGTGTTACTTGAAAACACCAGATTTTGTTAGTGGGTTTCAGAATCCTGCGCTTCCTAGTACTTCGTATGTTAAGGTATGTGGACCAGTGTTACCAAACCCCTCGGGTTCTCTGCAGGCTGAGGAGAAAAGCAAAAGCTGGAGGTTGAAAGCATGGATTGTTGTAGTTGCTGTTCTGGCTACCCTCATGGTTTTGGTTGTGCTGGAGGGTGGATTGTGGTATTGGTGCTGTAGAAATAGTCCTAAATTTGTCAGCTTGTCAGCTCAATATGCGCTGCTTGAATATGCTTCTGGGGCGCCGGTGCAGTTCTCATATAAGGAGCTCCAACGTTCAACAAAGGGGTTTAAGGACAAGCTTGGAGCTGGAGGGTTTGGGGCTGTTTACAGAGGGGTTCTTGCGAATCGAACAGTTGTTGCTGTGAAGCAACTAGAGGGGATTGAGCAGGGCGAAAAACAGTTTAGGATGGAGGTTGCTACGATCAGTAGCACTCATCATTTAAATTTGGTCAGGTTAGTTGGCTTTTGTTCTGAGGGGAAGCATAGGCTTCTTGTATATGAGTTCATGAAGAATGGTTCTCTTGATAACTTCCTTTTCGCAAACGAAGAGGGGTCAGGGAAATTGTTGAATTGGCAGAGTAGATTTAACATTGCTCTTGGAACTGCTAGGGGAATCACATACCTTCACGAGGAGTGTCGGGACTGCATTGTTCACTGTGACATAAAGCCTGAAAACATCCTCTTAGATGAGAATTACAATGCCAAAGTGTCGGATTTTGGCCTTGCAAAGCTCATAAATCCAAAGGACCATAGGCACCGAACACTGACGAGTGTTAGAGGGACGAGAGGATATTTAGCGCCAGAATGGCTAGCAAATCTGCCTATCACCTCGAAGTCTGATGTTTACAGTTATGGGATGGTTTTGTTGGAGATAGTGAGTGGAAGGAGGAATTTCGAAGTCTCGCAAGAGACTAATCGAAAAAAGTTCTCTTTGTGGGCCTACGAAGAGTTTGAGAAGGGTAACGTTaagggaattgttgacaaaaGTTTAGCTGGTGAAGACGTGGATATTGAGCAAGTTATGAGGGCAATGCAAGTGAGCTTTTGGTGCATTCAGGAGCAACCATCTCAGAGGCCAATGATGGGAAAAGTGGTGCAGATGCTAGAAGGAATTACGGAGATTGAGAAGCCGCCGGCACCAAAGGCATTGACTGAAGGGTCTGTTGGTGGAACCAGCGTCAATATGAGTAGTAGCACCAGTGCTCTCTCAACTTTTGCAGCTTCAGCACCAGCCCCATCTTCATCCTCGTCAACTCATACTGGGGTTTCGGCTTTAGCTTCGGATAGGAATATCGAAAGGGCATCTTCATCCCTTTTGCGATCATCAAGCCCAAACTGA
- the LOC102616964 gene encoding GDSL esterase/lipase At4g16230-like, with product MEIKLLLLCLFPLASFFLQCNCHCAASKKKGTAASGIRGMFVFGSSLVDNGNNNFLQNKAKVNYLPYGIDFPYGPSGRYTNGKNVIDLLGEQLQLPGLIPPFADPSTKASKIVHGVNFASGGSGILDDTGSFLGHVYSLTEQINKFEEVTLPELEAELGCNSTHLLSKYLFVVGVGGNDYTFNYFRPSLNGSTILDQGFASNLTNSLSQHLKKLYSLGGRKFVLMSLYPIGCIPMVKSFKPKQKYCLRELNRGVRQFNTQLKSTADAIKEQMPGSNLVIVNQYKIIMDIIKDPSSKGFKDAKRACCDLIPLSEGGNGVSCRKGGNVCGDRNAYVYFDGLHPTEAVNVHIANKAFSSYLKNEVYPINVSQLAKL from the exons ATGGAAATAAAATTGCTTCTCCTCTGCCTATTCCCTCTCGCTTCCTTTTTCTTGCAATGCAATTGCCATTGCGCGGCCAGTAAGAAAAAAGGAACAGCTGCTAGTGGAATCAGAGGAATGTTTGTATTTGGAAGCTCTTTGGTTGATAATGGCAACAACAACTTTCTTCAAAACAAAGCAAAAGTAAATTATTTGCCATATGGAATTGACTTTCCTTATGGACCTTCTGGCAGATACACAAATGGAAAAAATGTGATTGATCTTCTTGGAGAGCAGCTTCAGCTTCCTGGCTTGATTCCGCCTTTCGCCGATCCTTCAACTAAAGCCAGCAAAATTGTTCATGGTGTCAACTTTGCTTCCGGTGGCTCAGGCATATTAGATGACACTGGCTCATTTCTG GGCCATGTGTATAGTCTAACTGAACAAATAAACAAGTTTGAGGAAGTGACACTTCCAGAATTAGAAGCTGAATTGGGCTGCAACAGCACACATTTACTCTCAAAATACTTGTTTGTTGTGGGAGTGGGAGGAAATGATTAtactttcaattattttcgGCCAAGTTTGAATGGCAGTACCATTCTTGATCAGGGCTTCGCTTCAAATCTTACAAACTCTCTGTCTCAGCATCTCAAG AAGCTGTACAGTTTGGGAGGAAGAAAGTTTGTGCTAATGTCATTGTACCCAATTGGGTGCATTCCCATGGTAAAGTCATTTAAGCCGAAGCAAAAGTACTGCTTACGAGAACTGAACCGGGGGGTTCGCCAATTCAATACTCAATTGAAGTCTACGGCTGATGCTATCAAGGAACAAATGCCCGGTTCTAATCTTGTTATTGTTAACCAATACAAGATTATCATGGATATTATCAAAGACCCTTCTTCTAAAG GATTTAAGGATGCAAAAAGAGCTTGCTGTGATTTGATCCCACTAAGTGAAGGAGGAAATGGGGTTTCCTGCAGAAAAGGCGGCAATGTTTGCGGAGACAGAAATGCTTATGTTTACTTCGATGGGCTGCATCCAACAGAAGCTGTGAATGTTCACATAGCAAACAAGGCTTTTTCTTCTTACCTTAAAAATGAAGTTTATCCCATTAATGTTAGCCAATTAGCAAAACTCTAG
- the LOC127902454 gene encoding E3 ubiquitin-protein ligase RZF1-like, whose protein sequence is MDLLQFRLHEVHGRSSSSNNPVGNISIMLNERFQKQYRSRNGRVIILEDYTFSPKSFPLIQIPSDSVALPVCLAHALTALNINRMLCNFLIREISNVASYLSFGGSVGFHLFAEVHALGIEVVEGEGDDEEMERLLRKEASRITVEMLSRKQRSSIDNKGVIVKEGDTCAVCLEELMEKEENKGEEEEEVIPMPCHHNFHASCISRWLEEQNSCPMCRREIRYEDLVG, encoded by the coding sequence ATGGATTTATTACAATTCCGTCTCCACGAGGTACATGGAAGAAGTAGCAGCAGCAATAACCCAGTTGGCAATATAAGCATTATGCTCAACGAAAGATTTCAAAAGCAGTATCGAAGCCGCAATGGCCGAGTAATCATATTAGAAGATTACACGTTCTCTCCGAAGAGCTTTCCTCTCATTCAAATTCCATCAGACTCAGTTGCTCTGCCGGTGTGCCTCGCGCATGCACTCACGGCCTTAAATATTAACCGTATGCTTTGCAATTTCTTGATCAGAGAAATATCAAATGTGGCTTCTTATTTGTCTTTTGGTGGCTCAGTGGGGTTTCACTTGTTCGCCGAAGTCCATGCTTTGGGAATCGAGGTGGTTGAAGGCGAAGGTGATGATGAGGAGATGGAGAGGTTGTTGAGAAAAGAAGCGTCGAGAATTACTGTCGAGATGTTGTCGAGAAAACAGAGGAGTAGTATTGATAATAAGGGTGTGATCGTGAAAGAGGGGGATACGTGTGCGGTTTGTTTGGAAGAGTTAATGGAAAAGGAAGAAAACAAGggagaggaggaggaggaggtgaTTCCGATGCCTTGTCATCATAACTTCCATGCGTCGTGTATTTCTCGATGGCTGGAGGAGCAGAATTCTTGCCCCATGTGTCGACGCGAGATTCGATATGAAGATCTTGTTGGCTAA